Proteins from a genomic interval of Xanthomonas sp. AM6:
- a CDS encoding recombination-associated protein RdgC, with protein sequence MFFRNLTLFRFPTTLDFAEIDKLLPEVQLKPVGPLEMSSRGFISPFGRDEREVLSHRIADFLWLTVGGEDKILPGSVVNDLLERKVAEIEEKEGRRPGGKARKRLKDDLIHELLPRAFVKTSRTDAMLDLQHGYVAVDTSSRKSGENVMSEIRGALGSFPALPLNAEVAPRSILTGWIAGEPLPEGLSLGEECEMKDPIEGGAVVKCQHQELRCDEIDKHLEAGKQVTKLALILDDHVSFVLGDDLVIRKLKFLDGALDQLENADQDGVRAELDARFALMSAEVRRLFLLLEAALKLSKADS encoded by the coding sequence ATGTTCTTTCGCAACCTGACCCTGTTCCGCTTCCCCACCACCCTGGACTTCGCCGAAATCGACAAGCTCCTGCCGGAGGTCCAGCTCAAGCCGGTCGGCCCGCTGGAAATGAGTTCGCGCGGCTTCATCTCCCCGTTCGGCCGCGACGAGCGCGAGGTGCTGTCGCACCGCATCGCCGATTTCCTGTGGCTGACCGTCGGCGGCGAGGACAAGATCCTGCCCGGCTCGGTGGTCAACGACCTGCTCGAGCGCAAGGTCGCCGAGATCGAGGAGAAGGAAGGGCGCCGGCCCGGCGGCAAGGCGCGCAAGCGGCTCAAGGACGACCTGATCCACGAATTGCTGCCGCGCGCCTTCGTCAAGACCTCGCGCACCGACGCGATGCTCGACCTGCAGCACGGCTACGTCGCGGTGGACACCTCCAGCCGCAAGAGCGGCGAGAACGTGATGTCCGAGATCCGCGGCGCGCTGGGCAGCTTCCCGGCGCTGCCGCTGAACGCGGAAGTGGCGCCGCGCTCGATCCTGACCGGCTGGATCGCCGGCGAACCCCTGCCCGAGGGCCTGAGCCTGGGCGAGGAATGCGAGATGAAGGATCCGATCGAAGGCGGCGCAGTGGTCAAGTGCCAGCACCAGGAACTGCGCTGCGACGAGATCGACAAACACCTGGAAGCCGGCAAGCAGGTCACCAAGCTGGCGCTGATCCTGGACGACCACGTTTCCTTCGTGCTCGGCGACGACCTGGTGATCCGCAAGCTGAAGTTCCTCGACGGCGCCCTGGACCAGCTGGAGAACGCCGACCAGGACGGCGTGCGCGCCGAACTGGACGCGCGCTTCGCGCTGATGAGCGCCGAAGTGCGGCGCCTGTTCCTGTTGCTGGAAGCGGCGTTGAAGCTGAGCAAGGCGGACAGCTGA
- a CDS encoding SprT family zinc-dependent metalloprotease, which produces MPDFLRRLIAPRAAAVERDLVRLRLDEREIEVLRVRDPRARRIKLSVDERGARLTLPLRASLVSGERFLLEHRHWLGEQLARYQDEDNEPGLERGVPGWLPLRGERLPLRWSEGRFARLQVDADGAELQLPARAGDAAIARALREFYEAQARADVGRWLPRYLPSLPRAPARVRLKVMSSQWGSLAPDGSMALDLALVLGRPSAFEYVLVHELCHLLQANHSPAFWREVEARFPAWRAERDYFHAHGRRLKAQLRRLLG; this is translated from the coding sequence ATGCCCGATTTCCTCCGTCGCCTGATCGCGCCGCGCGCCGCGGCTGTCGAACGCGACCTCGTCCGCCTGCGGTTGGACGAGCGCGAGATCGAGGTGCTGCGCGTGCGCGACCCGCGCGCGCGGCGGATCAAGCTCAGCGTCGACGAACGCGGCGCGCGCCTGACCCTGCCGCTGCGCGCCAGCCTGGTGTCCGGCGAGCGCTTCCTGCTCGAGCACCGGCACTGGCTCGGCGAGCAGCTGGCGCGCTACCAGGACGAGGACAACGAACCGGGCCTGGAGCGCGGCGTGCCCGGCTGGCTGCCGCTGCGCGGCGAGCGCCTGCCGCTGCGCTGGAGCGAGGGCCGCTTCGCGCGCCTGCAGGTCGATGCCGACGGGGCGGAGCTGCAGTTGCCGGCGCGCGCCGGCGATGCGGCGATCGCGCGCGCGCTGCGCGAGTTCTACGAAGCGCAGGCGCGGGCCGACGTCGGCCGCTGGCTGCCCAGGTACCTGCCGTCGCTGCCGCGCGCGCCGGCGCGGGTGCGGCTGAAGGTGATGTCCTCGCAATGGGGCTCGCTGGCGCCGGACGGCTCGATGGCGCTGGACCTGGCGCTGGTGCTGGGACGGCCGTCGGCATTCGAGTACGTGCTGGTCCACGAGCTGTGCCACCTGCTCCAGGCCAACCACTCGCCGGCGTTCTGGCGCGAAGTGGAAGCGCGGTTCCCGGCCTGGCGCGCCGAGCGCGACTATTTCCACGCGCACGGGCGGCGGCTGAAGGCGCAATTGCGGCGGTTGCTGGGCTAG
- a CDS encoding alpha/beta hydrolase has protein sequence MSLRAFACPSRVGTLAGLRSGDPHGPKVLALHGWLDNAASFVPLSAHLPQLDLVMLDLPGHGHSDPLPAGADYLLTGALHPLLDAADALGWERFAVIGHSMGAAIASTLAAAVPQRVEKLVAIEMLGGLAETVEGTVERLRDSVAATRRASAAPLRVFPDLAAPVRARMQANQLSEPAARLLVERGVRPVEGGYVWRSDRRLTLPTAVRLSEAQVQALLAGIECPTRVIYADPAQAYFPEPLRRQRAARLRQGRVHVLPGTHHLHMEQPAAVAAALHGFM, from the coding sequence ATGAGCCTGCGCGCATTCGCCTGCCCGTCGCGGGTGGGCACGCTGGCCGGGCTGCGCAGCGGCGATCCGCACGGCCCGAAGGTGCTGGCGCTGCACGGCTGGCTGGACAACGCCGCCAGCTTCGTGCCGCTGAGCGCGCACCTGCCGCAGCTGGACCTGGTGATGCTGGACCTGCCCGGCCACGGCCACAGCGATCCGCTGCCGGCCGGCGCCGACTATCTGTTGACCGGCGCGCTGCATCCGCTGCTGGACGCGGCCGACGCGCTGGGCTGGGAGCGTTTCGCGGTGATCGGCCATTCGATGGGCGCGGCGATCGCCAGCACCCTGGCCGCGGCGGTACCGCAGCGGGTCGAGAAGCTGGTCGCGATCGAAATGCTCGGCGGCCTGGCCGAGACCGTCGAGGGCACGGTGGAGCGGCTGCGCGACAGCGTCGCCGCGACCCGCCGCGCGAGCGCCGCGCCGCTGCGCGTGTTCCCCGACCTGGCCGCGCCGGTGCGCGCGCGGATGCAGGCCAACCAGCTCAGCGAGCCGGCGGCGCGCCTGCTGGTGGAGCGCGGGGTGCGGCCGGTGGAGGGCGGCTACGTGTGGCGCAGCGACCGGCGCCTGACCCTGCCCACCGCGGTGCGGCTGAGCGAGGCCCAGGTCCAGGCGCTGTTGGCCGGCATCGAGTGCCCGACCCGGGTGATCTACGCCGACCCGGCGCAGGCGTATTTCCCCGAGCCGCTGCGGCGCCAGCGCGCGGCGCGGCTGCGCCAGGGCCGCGTGCACGTGCTGCCGGGTACCCACCACCTGCACATGGAACAGCCGGCGGCGGTGGCCGCGGCCCTACACGGGTTCATGTGA
- the hemH gene encoding ferrochelatase, with product MSDAPETAVLVVNLGTPEAPTAPAVARYLAEFLGDKRVVAIPRLFWWPLLNWVILPRRSPRSAEKYALVWLPEGSPLAVYTRRLAEGMQRELPAQRVAWAMRYGQPALAPALDALRDGGVRRIVVLPLYPQYSTTTTASIEDVVQAWQARNPQLPVTLIQDYPTDPAWVAAVADSVRAHWAQHGRGEILFFSFHGLPQRVADNGDPYPQRCEASAQAIAAALGLDAGEWQLGYQSRFGAERWLQPYAEPRLWELAARGTKRVDVICPGFATDCLETLEEVAMGFVETCAARGMQVRYIPCLNDAPAHARALAQLAARAA from the coding sequence ATGTCCGACGCACCCGAGACCGCCGTGCTGGTGGTGAATCTAGGCACGCCCGAGGCGCCGACCGCGCCTGCGGTCGCCCGCTACCTGGCCGAGTTCCTCGGCGACAAGCGCGTGGTCGCCATCCCCAGGCTGTTCTGGTGGCCGTTGCTGAACTGGGTGATCCTGCCGCGGCGCTCGCCGCGCTCGGCGGAGAAGTACGCCCTGGTGTGGCTGCCGGAAGGCTCGCCGCTGGCGGTGTACACCCGGCGCCTGGCCGAGGGCATGCAGCGCGAACTGCCCGCCCAGCGCGTGGCCTGGGCGATGCGCTACGGTCAGCCGGCGCTGGCGCCGGCGCTGGACGCGCTGCGCGACGGCGGCGTGCGCCGGATCGTGGTGCTGCCGCTGTACCCGCAGTATTCGACCACCACCACCGCCTCGATCGAGGACGTGGTGCAGGCCTGGCAGGCGCGCAACCCGCAGCTGCCGGTGACCCTGATCCAGGACTATCCGACCGACCCGGCCTGGGTCGCGGCGGTGGCCGACAGCGTGCGCGCGCACTGGGCGCAGCACGGCCGCGGCGAGATCCTGTTCTTCTCCTTCCATGGCCTGCCGCAGCGCGTGGCCGACAACGGCGACCCGTACCCGCAGCGCTGCGAGGCCAGCGCGCAGGCGATCGCCGCGGCATTGGGGCTGGACGCCGGCGAGTGGCAGCTCGGCTACCAGTCGCGTTTCGGCGCCGAGCGCTGGCTGCAGCCCTACGCCGAGCCGCGGCTGTGGGAACTGGCCGCGCGCGGCACCAAGCGGGTCGACGTGATCTGCCCCGGCTTCGCCACCGATTGCCTGGAAACGCTGGAAGAAGTGGCGATGGGCTTCGTCGAGACCTGCGCCGCGCGCGGCATGCAGGTGCGCTACATCCCCTGCCTCAACGACGCCCCGGCGCACGCGCGCGCGCTGGCCCAGCTGGCCGCGCGCGCCGCATGA
- a CDS encoding YSC84-related protein produces the protein MPRLPRIALLLSTTLFVGHAVAGPEEDERARNALRVLTDIQEIPEQSIPDKLLDEGRAIVVIPDTLKAGLVIGGRRGHGLMSVKRPDGTWSNPVFVKLTGGSIGFQVGVQSSDVVLVFRNDRSLDNIVNGKFTLGADAGVAAGPVGRNAAAATDGQLKAEIWSWSRARGLFAGVALDGAALQIDDAADLNVYGSNTTPRMIFEGRTTSLPSNDVVAFRDKLEEATYAARQNRGTDGGGARTASAPPPPQPSAQAAPPATAEPANGASTAPLQAAPQTPPQQGFQPVSEGEIRTESLDGNR, from the coding sequence ATGCCCCGCCTGCCGCGCATCGCCCTGTTGTTGAGCACCACGCTGTTCGTCGGCCATGCCGTGGCCGGCCCGGAGGAGGACGAGCGCGCCCGCAACGCGCTGCGCGTGCTGACCGACATCCAGGAGATCCCGGAGCAGTCCATCCCCGACAAGCTGCTCGACGAGGGCCGCGCGATCGTGGTGATCCCGGACACGCTCAAGGCCGGCCTGGTCATCGGCGGACGCCGCGGCCACGGCCTGATGTCGGTCAAGCGGCCCGACGGCACCTGGTCCAACCCGGTATTCGTCAAGCTCACCGGCGGCAGCATCGGCTTCCAGGTCGGCGTGCAGTCCTCCGACGTGGTGCTGGTGTTCCGCAACGACCGCAGCCTGGACAACATCGTCAACGGCAAGTTCACCCTCGGCGCCGATGCCGGCGTGGCCGCCGGCCCGGTCGGGCGCAACGCCGCCGCGGCCACCGACGGCCAGCTCAAGGCCGAGATCTGGTCGTGGTCGCGCGCGCGCGGCCTGTTCGCCGGCGTGGCGCTGGACGGCGCGGCGCTGCAGATCGACGATGCCGCCGACCTCAACGTGTACGGCAGCAACACCACCCCGCGGATGATCTTCGAAGGCCGCACCACCAGCCTGCCGTCCAACGACGTGGTCGCCTTCCGCGACAAGCTCGAGGAAGCCACCTACGCGGCGCGGCAGAACCGCGGCACCGACGGCGGCGGCGCGCGCACCGCCAGCGCCCCTCCGCCGCCGCAGCCTTCGGCGCAGGCCGCACCGCCGGCGACCGCCGAACCCGCCAACGGCGCCAGCACCGCACCGCTGCAGGCGGCGCCGCAGACCCCGCCGCAGCAGGGCTTCCAGCCGGTATCCGAAGGCGAGATCCGCACCGAGTCGCTGGACGGCAATCGCTGA
- the tatA gene encoding Sec-independent protein translocase subunit TatA — MGGFSIWHWLVVLVIVLLVFGTKRLTSGAKDLGSAVKEFKKGMRDEDKPAGQLGDESRSSEQSRETQAERDRDAR, encoded by the coding sequence ATGGGCGGTTTTAGCATCTGGCACTGGCTTGTGGTGCTGGTGATCGTGCTGCTGGTGTTCGGCACCAAGCGGCTGACCAGCGGCGCCAAGGATCTGGGCAGTGCGGTCAAGGAATTCAAGAAAGGCATGCGCGACGAGGACAAGCCCGCCGGCCAGCTCGGCGACGAGTCGCGCAGCAGCGAACAGTCCCGCGAGACCCAGGCCGAACGCGACCGCGACGCGCGCTGA
- the tatB gene encoding Sec-independent protein translocase protein TatB produces MFDIGFSELLLIAVVALVVLGPERLPKAARFAGLWVRRARAQWDSVKQELERELEAEELKRSLQDVQASLRQAESQLRDSGQQLQRETEALRREIDPTGPEPPAEAAPAAAGPDAPALPAEQPAPTGQPALAEPSPLPTAAPPAAAHPPVPAATPRPTLHDAAPTPPAPGATAPSGDPEAPR; encoded by the coding sequence GTGTTCGATATCGGATTCAGCGAACTGCTGCTGATCGCCGTGGTGGCGCTGGTGGTGCTCGGCCCGGAACGCCTGCCCAAGGCGGCGCGCTTCGCCGGGCTGTGGGTGCGCCGCGCGCGCGCGCAGTGGGACTCGGTGAAGCAGGAACTGGAGCGCGAACTGGAGGCGGAGGAACTCAAGCGCAGCCTGCAGGACGTGCAGGCCTCGCTGCGCCAGGCCGAATCGCAGCTGCGCGACAGCGGCCAGCAGCTGCAGCGCGAGACCGAGGCATTGCGCCGCGAGATCGACCCGACCGGGCCGGAACCGCCGGCCGAGGCCGCGCCCGCGGCCGCCGGCCCGGATGCACCGGCGCTGCCGGCGGAGCAGCCGGCGCCGACCGGCCAGCCTGCGCTCGCCGAGCCGTCGCCCTTGCCGACGGCCGCGCCGCCCGCCGCGGCGCATCCGCCTGTACCTGCCGCCACGCCGCGGCCCACCCTGCACGACGCGGCCCCGACACCACCGGCGCCTGGCGCCACCGCGCCCAGCGGCGATCCTGAGGCGCCGCGATGA
- the tatC gene encoding twin-arginine translocase subunit TatC, whose product MNPEAESSLIEHLVELRARLMRALIGLGVVVVALLPFSKRIYTWLAAPMLSQLPIGQSVIATHPAGAVLAPIKLTFFLGVFIAVPWLLYQAWAFVAPGLYQREKRLALPLLASAVALFYVGCAFAYFLVLPSVFHFLTTFKPDIIQLTPDAGSYLDFVLAIFFAFGASFELPVALVILALLGWVTPQQLREGRGYAVVGIFVLAAVLTPPDVVSQLMLAIPMCLLYELGILAASAVVKRPGLEIRD is encoded by the coding sequence ATGAATCCGGAAGCCGAAAGCAGCCTGATCGAACACCTGGTGGAACTGCGCGCGCGGCTGATGCGCGCGCTGATCGGCCTGGGCGTGGTGGTCGTGGCGTTGCTGCCGTTCTCCAAGCGCATCTACACCTGGCTGGCCGCGCCGATGCTCTCGCAGCTGCCGATCGGCCAGAGCGTGATCGCCACCCATCCGGCCGGCGCGGTGCTGGCGCCGATCAAGCTGACCTTCTTCCTGGGCGTGTTCATCGCCGTGCCGTGGCTGCTGTACCAGGCCTGGGCGTTCGTCGCGCCGGGACTGTACCAGCGCGAGAAGCGCCTGGCGCTGCCGCTGCTGGCCTCGGCGGTGGCGCTGTTCTACGTGGGCTGCGCCTTCGCGTATTTCCTGGTGCTGCCGTCGGTGTTCCATTTCCTGACCACCTTCAAGCCGGACATCATCCAGCTCACCCCCGACGCGGGCTCCTACCTGGACTTCGTGCTGGCGATCTTCTTCGCCTTCGGCGCCAGCTTCGAACTGCCGGTGGCGCTGGTGATCCTGGCCCTGCTCGGCTGGGTGACCCCGCAACAGCTGCGCGAAGGCCGCGGCTACGCGGTGGTGGGCATCTTCGTGCTGGCCGCGGTGCTGACCCCGCCGGACGTGGTCTCGCAGCTGATGCTGGCGATCCCGATGTGCCTGCTGTACGAGCTGGGCATCCTTGCTGCCAGTGCGGTGGTGAAGAGGCCGGGATTGGAGATTCGGGATTAG
- a CDS encoding BPSS1780 family membrane protein, translated as MIEIRKLPASAGAEWLLTGIALLRRAPLALGLLGVIWGLAALLALLMGALNPTLGMLAQLLLGLAGPLLFGGLVWAVREVDQGRTAQPAHLLQGVHDGRAPSLLVALLPQVLVGLALGALALVVVGQSGWEQLGTVMTKLNELGQSSAQPDPAQVEQLVATLPAMRILLWLLLVFVGFVAVTLTLFVLAPQVMFDGRGGLAAMRNSLRACLHNLPAMLVFFILAFIAMFALYFALVLVILLLQALAGPTIAALVAQLLLMALAMPALAGAVYAAWKQMFVHSGDAAPAVPPPPSNVFVA; from the coding sequence ATGATCGAGATTCGCAAGCTGCCGGCCTCGGCCGGCGCGGAATGGCTGTTGACCGGGATCGCGCTGCTGCGCCGGGCGCCGCTGGCGCTGGGGCTGCTGGGCGTGATCTGGGGCCTGGCGGCGCTGCTGGCGCTGCTGATGGGCGCGCTGAACCCGACCCTGGGCATGCTCGCGCAATTGCTGCTGGGCCTGGCCGGGCCGTTGCTGTTCGGCGGGCTGGTGTGGGCGGTGCGCGAGGTCGACCAGGGCCGGACCGCGCAGCCGGCGCACCTGCTGCAGGGCGTGCACGACGGCCGCGCGCCGAGCCTGCTGGTGGCGCTGCTGCCGCAGGTGTTGGTGGGCCTGGCGCTGGGCGCGCTGGCGCTGGTGGTGGTCGGCCAGAGCGGCTGGGAGCAGCTGGGCACGGTGATGACCAAGCTCAACGAACTCGGCCAGTCCAGCGCCCAGCCCGATCCGGCGCAGGTCGAGCAGCTGGTGGCCACGCTGCCGGCCATGCGCATCCTGCTGTGGCTGCTGCTGGTGTTCGTCGGCTTCGTGGCGGTGACCCTGACCCTGTTCGTGCTCGCCCCGCAGGTGATGTTCGACGGCCGCGGCGGCCTAGCGGCGATGCGCAACAGCCTGCGCGCCTGCCTGCACAACCTGCCGGCGATGCTGGTGTTCTTCATCCTGGCCTTCATCGCGATGTTCGCGCTGTACTTCGCCCTGGTGCTGGTGATCCTGCTGCTGCAGGCGCTGGCCGGGCCGACCATCGCCGCCCTGGTCGCGCAGCTGCTGCTGATGGCGCTGGCGATGCCGGCCCTGGCCGGCGCGGTGTACGCGGCGTGGAAGCAGATGTTCGTGCACAGCGGCGACGCCGCGCCGGCGGTGCCGCCGCCGCCTTCCAACGTGTTCGTGGCCTGA
- a CDS encoding glutamine amidotransferase: MPAAPFLILETGEPVATMRRYGRFPHWIRVAAGLAERDTVVANVAAGAALPARAGFAGVIVTGSAAFVTDRAEWSERSADWLREAAHEGTPLLGICYGHQLLAHALGGEVAYNPAGRESGTVHIDLHPPAFDDPLFAGLPGRFPAHATHLQTVLRAPAGATVLARSAQDQCHAFRWGEAAWGVQFHPEFATHHMRGYVHARAECLRSAGRCARTIAREVSAAPLARKLLRRFVQHARGQQPAGGAAKPR, from the coding sequence ATGCCCGCTGCGCCCTTCCTGATCCTCGAAACCGGCGAACCGGTGGCGACGATGCGGCGCTATGGGCGGTTCCCGCACTGGATCCGCGTCGCCGCCGGCCTGGCCGAGCGCGATACCGTGGTCGCCAATGTCGCCGCCGGCGCGGCGCTGCCGGCGCGCGCCGGCTTCGCCGGGGTCATCGTCACCGGCTCGGCCGCCTTCGTCACCGACCGCGCCGAGTGGAGCGAGCGCTCGGCCGACTGGCTGCGCGAGGCCGCCCACGAAGGCACGCCGCTGCTGGGCATCTGCTACGGCCACCAGCTGCTGGCGCACGCGCTGGGCGGGGAGGTCGCCTACAACCCGGCCGGGCGCGAATCGGGCACCGTGCACATCGACCTGCACCCGCCGGCGTTCGACGATCCGCTGTTCGCCGGCCTGCCCGGGCGCTTCCCGGCCCACGCCACGCACCTGCAGACGGTGCTGCGCGCGCCGGCCGGCGCCACCGTGCTGGCGCGCTCGGCGCAGGACCAGTGCCACGCCTTCCGCTGGGGCGAAGCGGCCTGGGGCGTGCAGTTCCACCCGGAGTTCGCCACCCACCACATGCGCGGCTACGTGCATGCCCGCGCCGAGTGTCTACGCAGCGCCGGGCGCTGCGCCCGTACCATCGCCCGCGAGGTCAGCGCCGCACCGCTGGCGCGCAAGCTGCTGCGGCGCTTCGTTCAGCACGCGCGCGGCCAGCAACCTGCCGGCGGCGCGGCAAAACCGCGATAA
- a CDS encoding GspE/PulE family protein, whose protein sequence is MDSRPAAQPPAVPVPAAVSLPPGRLSFERVAAALLADGLVAPAERGRMQFSAQSARTVSDVHPLVLLSNLKLAATRPPGSELGLERLTEWLAQRCGLRYLRIDPTRVDVAAVTGVVSHAYARRHRILPLALDAERVLVATSEPLALDWLADVQHLARRRIEIAVVNPLDLHRYTMEFFGVTRSVRGAKDGRTEQSSGLPSFEQLVELGRGGDVNADDHHIVHIVDWLLQYAFEQRASDIHLEPRREAGRMRFRIDGVLHKVLEVPPAVMTAIVSRIKVLGRMDLAERRRPQDGRIKTRSPGGRETEMRLSTMPTAFGEKCVMRIFDPDAAFKSVDQLGFSAQEAAGWASLVERPHGIVLVTGPTGSGKTTTLYSTLKRLATPDVNVCSVEDPIEMIAPEFNQMQVQTNIDLDFASGVRTLLRQDPDIIMIGEIRDLETAQMAVQASLTGHLVLSTLHTNDAPSAITRLLDLGVPHYLVASTLNGVLAQRLVRTLCSHCKRPHTLDDLEWDALREPGEALPDALQTHAPVGCLECRRTGYLGRVGLYELLPVTPRLRALIRADMDLAGFSRAAQAEGVRSLRRAGLEKVAAGLTTIEEVLSVLPPRE, encoded by the coding sequence ATGGATTCGCGACCTGCCGCGCAGCCGCCCGCCGTGCCTGTTCCTGCCGCCGTGTCGCTGCCGCCGGGGCGCCTGAGTTTCGAACGCGTGGCCGCGGCGCTGCTCGCCGACGGCCTGGTCGCGCCGGCCGAGCGCGGCCGCATGCAGTTCTCGGCGCAGTCCGCGCGCACGGTCAGCGACGTGCATCCGCTGGTGCTGCTGTCCAACCTGAAACTGGCCGCGACCCGCCCGCCGGGCAGCGAGCTGGGCCTGGAGCGGCTGACCGAATGGCTGGCGCAGCGCTGCGGCCTGCGCTACCTGCGCATCGACCCGACCCGGGTCGACGTGGCCGCGGTCACCGGCGTGGTCTCGCACGCCTATGCGCGCCGCCACCGCATCCTGCCGCTGGCGCTGGACGCCGAGCGCGTGCTGGTGGCGACCAGCGAGCCGCTGGCGCTGGACTGGCTGGCCGACGTGCAGCACCTGGCGCGGCGCCGGATCGAGATCGCGGTGGTCAACCCGCTGGACCTGCACCGCTACACGATGGAGTTCTTCGGCGTGACCCGCTCGGTGCGCGGGGCCAAGGACGGCCGCACCGAGCAGAGCAGCGGCCTGCCCAGCTTCGAGCAGCTGGTGGAACTGGGCCGCGGCGGCGACGTCAACGCCGACGACCACCACATCGTGCACATCGTCGACTGGCTGCTGCAGTACGCCTTCGAGCAGCGCGCCAGCGACATCCACCTGGAACCGCGGCGCGAGGCCGGGCGCATGCGCTTCCGCATCGACGGCGTGCTGCACAAGGTGCTGGAAGTGCCGCCGGCGGTGATGACCGCCATCGTCAGCCGGATCAAGGTGCTCGGGCGCATGGACCTGGCCGAGCGCCGGCGCCCGCAGGACGGGCGCATCAAGACCCGCTCGCCGGGCGGGCGCGAGACCGAGATGCGTCTGTCCACGATGCCCACCGCGTTCGGCGAGAAGTGCGTGATGCGCATCTTCGACCCGGACGCGGCGTTCAAGAGCGTGGACCAGCTCGGCTTCAGCGCGCAGGAGGCGGCCGGCTGGGCATCGCTGGTCGAGCGCCCGCACGGCATCGTGCTGGTCACCGGCCCGACCGGCTCGGGCAAGACCACCACGCTGTATTCCACGCTCAAGCGTCTGGCCACGCCCGACGTGAACGTGTGCAGCGTCGAGGACCCGATCGAGATGATCGCGCCGGAGTTCAACCAGATGCAGGTGCAGACCAACATCGACCTGGACTTCGCCAGCGGCGTGCGCACCCTGCTGCGGCAGGACCCGGACATCATCATGATCGGCGAGATCCGCGACCTGGAGACCGCGCAGATGGCGGTGCAGGCCTCGCTGACCGGGCACCTGGTGCTGTCCACGCTGCACACCAACGACGCGCCCTCGGCGATCACCCGCCTGCTCGACCTGGGCGTGCCGCACTACCTGGTCGCCTCCACCCTCAACGGGGTGCTGGCGCAGCGCCTGGTACGCACGCTGTGCAGCCACTGCAAGCGCCCGCACACGCTCGACGACCTCGAATGGGACGCGCTGCGCGAGCCGGGCGAGGCGCTGCCGGACGCATTGCAGACCCACGCCCCGGTCGGCTGCCTGGAATGCCGCCGCACCGGCTACCTGGGCCGGGTCGGCCTGTACGAACTGCTGCCGGTGACGCCGCGCCTGCGCGCGCTGATCCGCGCCGACATGGACCTGGCCGGCTTCAGCCGTGCCGCGCAGGCCGAGGGCGTGCGCAGCCTGCGCCGCGCCGGCCTGGAAAAGGTCGCCGCCGGGCTGACCACCATCGAGGAAGTGCTGTCGGTGCTGCCGCCGCGCGAGTGA
- the glyQ gene encoding glycine--tRNA ligase subunit alpha — protein sequence MPDSRSVPITFQGLIQTLNQFWAQHGCVLIQPLDLEVGAGTFHPATFLRALGPEPWNAAYVQPCRRPTDGRYGENPNRLQRYYQYQVAMKPNPDNIQQLYLDSLKALGIDPLVHDLRFVEDNWESPTLGAWGLGWEVWLNGMEVTQFTYFQQAGGLECKPVLGEITYGLERLCMYLQNCDNVYDLVWTYGPDGAPVTYGDVYHQNEVEQSAYNFEHADVAELFHRFDACEREAQRLVELGLPLPAYEQVTKASHAFNLLDARRAISVTERQRYILRVRALAQAVAKAYHAQREKLGFPGVKR from the coding sequence ATGCCCGACTCCCGGTCCGTTCCGATCACGTTCCAGGGTCTGATCCAGACCCTCAACCAGTTCTGGGCGCAGCACGGCTGCGTGCTGATCCAACCGCTGGACCTGGAAGTGGGCGCCGGCACCTTCCACCCGGCCACGTTCCTGCGCGCGCTCGGGCCCGAGCCGTGGAACGCCGCCTACGTGCAGCCCTGCCGCCGTCCCACCGACGGCCGCTACGGCGAGAACCCGAACCGCCTGCAGCGCTACTACCAGTACCAGGTGGCGATGAAGCCCAACCCGGACAACATCCAGCAGCTGTACCTGGATTCGCTCAAGGCGCTGGGCATCGACCCGCTGGTGCACGACCTGCGCTTCGTCGAGGACAACTGGGAATCGCCGACGCTCGGCGCCTGGGGCCTGGGCTGGGAGGTGTGGCTCAACGGCATGGAGGTCACCCAGTTCACCTACTTCCAGCAGGCCGGCGGGCTGGAGTGCAAGCCGGTGCTGGGCGAGATCACCTACGGCCTGGAACGGCTGTGCATGTACCTGCAGAACTGCGACAACGTCTACGACCTGGTGTGGACCTACGGTCCGGACGGCGCGCCGGTCACCTACGGCGACGTCTACCACCAGAACGAGGTGGAGCAGAGCGCGTACAACTTCGAGCACGCCGACGTGGCCGAGCTGTTCCACCGCTTCGACGCCTGCGAGCGCGAGGCGCAGCGGCTGGTCGAACTCGGCCTGCCGCTGCCGGCCTACGAGCAGGTGACCAAGGCCAGCCACGCCTTCAACCTGCTCGACGCGCGCCGCGCGATCTCGGTGACCGAACGCCAGCGCTACATCCTGCGCGTGCGCGCGCTGGCGCAGGCGGTGGCCAAGGCCTACCACGCGCAACGCGAGAAGCTGGGCTTCCCCGGCGTGAAGCGCTGA